Proteins co-encoded in one Haloarcula pelagica genomic window:
- a CDS encoding pyridoxal phosphate-dependent aminotransferase, with protein MDYEEPQFFRVIQYARRADRDVVDMVSGSPDWDPPAGVRDGLRDYAEADAAQFQYAPSEGLRRLRERIAARRDVAVDRVIVTNGTGEANHLAMTGGLDHFPGEEIVLTDPVYPYYAGRANFLGAETTLVPVDDSGHLRPAAVRAAASDETAVIVVNTPNNPTGAIYGADAMAEFAAIAEEHDALLVSDEVYDHFDYAGRFSSALRTDSPNVVATNGFSKTMAITGFRIGYAVFPSAEGPTGDLLERARTRHMLTNITTSRPAQYAVERALATTPPDYYARCRDRLADRVDRLCGALDDVGAEYTRPEGGFYVMARFPDFPGTFENVYELIDEGGVAGMPGEAFGSAGAGAIRFALVTPRVETAAERLRQFFA; from the coding sequence ATGGACTACGAGGAACCCCAGTTCTTCCGCGTCATCCAGTACGCCCGCCGGGCCGACCGTGACGTGGTCGACATGGTCTCGGGGAGTCCGGACTGGGACCCGCCCGCGGGTGTCCGCGATGGGCTCCGTGACTACGCCGAGGCCGACGCCGCACAGTTCCAGTACGCCCCGAGCGAGGGGTTGCGTCGCCTGCGTGAGCGGATCGCCGCCCGCCGCGATGTCGCCGTCGACCGGGTGATCGTCACCAACGGCACCGGCGAGGCGAACCACCTCGCGATGACCGGTGGACTCGACCACTTTCCGGGCGAGGAGATCGTCTTGACCGATCCCGTCTACCCCTACTACGCCGGACGGGCGAACTTTCTGGGCGCCGAGACGACGCTGGTTCCGGTCGACGACAGCGGTCACCTCCGGCCCGCCGCGGTCCGGGCGGCCGCCAGCGACGAGACGGCTGTCATCGTGGTCAACACGCCCAACAACCCCACCGGCGCGATCTACGGCGCCGACGCGATGGCCGAGTTCGCCGCCATCGCCGAGGAGCACGACGCCCTGCTGGTCAGCGACGAGGTGTACGACCACTTCGACTACGCCGGGCGGTTCAGTTCCGCGCTCCGGACCGACTCGCCAAACGTCGTCGCCACCAACGGCTTCTCGAAGACGATGGCGATCACCGGCTTCCGGATCGGCTACGCCGTCTTTCCGTCGGCCGAGGGGCCAACCGGTGACCTGCTGGAGCGAGCCCGGACTAGACATATGCTCACGAACATTACGACGAGCCGGCCCGCCCAGTACGCCGTTGAGCGCGCGCTGGCGACGACGCCGCCGGACTACTACGCCCGCTGTCGGGACCGCCTGGCCGACCGCGTCGACCGGCTCTGTGGGGCGCTCGACGACGTGGGGGCGGAGTACACTCGCCCGGAGGGAGGGTTCTACGTGATGGCTCGGTTCCCGGATTTTCCCGGGACTTTCGAGAACGTCTACGAACTGATCGACGAGGGCGGCGTCGCGGGGATGCCCGGCGAGGCCTTCGGGAGCGCCGGGGCGGGCGCAATCCGCTTTGCCCTGGTGACGCCACGTGTCGAGACGG